A portion of the Homalodisca vitripennis isolate AUS2020 chromosome 2, UT_GWSS_2.1, whole genome shotgun sequence genome contains these proteins:
- the LOC124355522 gene encoding E3 ubiquitin-protein ligase AMFR-like: protein MARTVQQLFPHLPLSVIIDDLHITRSVELTVENVLEGHVQAPTAKPPAFSTHSDYHLATPTHLAAYHIQ, encoded by the exons ATGGCCCGAACT GTACAACAGCTGTTCCCACATCTGCCGCTGAGTGTAATCATTGATGACCTCCACATTACCCGCTCCGTGGAGCTCACAGTGGAGAATGTGTTGGAGGGCCATGTGCAGGCCCCCACTGCAAAGCCCCCCGCCTTCTCCACCCACTCCGACTACCACCTCGCCACCCCCACTCACTTGGCAGCATACCACATCCAG TGA